GCCGGGCGTACGTTGGAGGAACTCATTGGTGTGATCGGCCAAGCTCTCAGGGCCGTGAGCGCGGAGGAGTGCCAAGGCTACTTCCGTAGCTGCGGATACGCTACAGATGATCGCTAGATGCTCTAAGCCCTTACAGCACCGTACCAATGGTTAAGGCGTATTTTGAGGCCCTACAAGATGAATTGGACCGCGCTGTAATTGCCCCGGCAATCGAGGCTGATTCCGATCTGGGGTATCGCGGATACAGTTGGTGGTATGCGTACTATAGTTGCCTGCGTCAGCATCTTGGCAATATCGACGATTGGGATATCTACAGCGGCACCCGCAATCCCGTGATGTGCTGGAAGCCTTCATGGAACAGGGACGAGCGGCATGAGAGAGGTGCCTCCAATAAATGCTCCACGGGAATGTTCTTTCTCGAGCTAAATTACTCATCACTGCTGCTTAAGTTCGCCTGGCAGGAGAAGATGGGAACTGCTACCAACGTAACCAGCCTTCGGCAGGCACTACAAACTTGCTCAGGTGAATTGAACAGATATGGGTTCCGCGTCTGCCTCCGGGGCAGCGAGGCAAATCGGTATACGGCATTGGCAAAGCTGGAAATTAACGTAGAGCAGCCGCTCGACGTGGTCTCTCAGGCAATCCGCAATTTCCTACCGGATGGCTTCAACGCAATTGTTCGACAACTTTTGGCTTGCCTGCCAAGAACCGGTGACGCTTGAAAGTTCTGATCATGGACCTCGGAAACAGACTTGGTGTTTCGTGGCTCTCGGAACTGGAGAAGTATCGCCAGGAAGATAGAAGGTGCGAAGAGCCGCAATTCCTGAATCTCAGCGGCGACGATCAAGCGGACTGGATCAAGAACCGCTGCATTCATGAACTGGAGAAGTTTCTGAAGTAGATCCTCCGAGGGCAAGATGCCCTCGGCACGCGCGGGCGGGACGCCCGCGACACGGTCGGGGAGCATGGCCGAGACGGCCATGCCACTCACGGGCGAGACGCCCGTGCTACTCATGGGCGGGACGCCCATGCTACGAAGGAGCAACGCCATTGCAGGGGCCCCGCTCCGGCTTGTCTTTCAATTGGAAATTGCCAATTGGAAATTGAAAATCGCCAATCGGCTTCAGCCGATCTTCGTCGTCCCGTTGGGGTTTCTGCTCACGGCGTCGATCACTTCCATGGCTTTTAGCGTGTCGTCGGTGCTGGGATACGACTCACGCTTGTTGAGGATCGCTTCCGCGAACTCGTGGATCTCGCCGGCGTAGCCGACCAGGAAGGGGCTGTTCTGGCCCATGTTCGGCAGGGCGTAGTCGGGGCGCCAGACCTGGATGTCGGCCAGGTCGAAGTCCGGCTCGATCTCGTACAGTTCGGGCGTACACCAGTTGCCGGCCTTATTGCAGACCAGGTCGATCCCGTTGCGCCCTGCCGTGTGCAGCTCCATGTGCTGAACGTTGTCGACGACGAAGACCGCGTTCTTGCCCTCCATCATGCCGGTGATCTCGACGTGCTCCTGGATGCGCACGGCAGAGCCGAGCACCAGGTGGGCGAACTTACCGGACTTGAACCGCAGCACCAGGCCCAGCGAGGTCATGGGTTTTTCGTCGTTCCAGAACGAGGAGACCTCGGCCACGTCGCCGAAGAAGCTGATCGCCAGGTCGATGGGGTGGATCGACATGCCCAGCAGCATGCTCGGCGGCTCGCCGCCGGCCCAGTGCGTATAGCGGAAGACGCCGGAGGCGGGCACGAACTTGCCTTCCTTCATGAACTGGCGGATCTTCGCGTAGCACAGACCGAAGCGCTTCATGAAGGCCGTCATCAAGATGGTCTTATTGGCTTTGGCCAGGGCGACCAGCTCCTTGGTCATCGCCAGGTCCGGGGCCGGGGGCTTTTCCAGCAGCAGCGGCAGGCCGCGCTGGAGCACTTTCTTGCCGACGTCGTAATGCATCTGCGGCGGCCCAACGACGATCACCCCGTCGAGTTTCTGCTCGGTGA
This genomic interval from Planctomycetaceae bacterium contains the following:
- a CDS encoding Gfo/Idh/MocA family oxidoreductase, translating into MTSFANIGFVGCGSHATNNLYPMLKYSRCRLQAVCDLNEALARRNDEVYGGKSVYTDVDKMLTEQKLDGVIVVGPPQMHYDVGKKVLQRGLPLLLEKPPAPDLAMTKELVALAKANKTILMTAFMKRFGLCYAKIRQFMKEGKFVPASGVFRYTHWAGGEPPSMLLGMSIHPIDLAISFFGDVAEVSSFWNDEKPMTSLGLVLRFKSGKFAHLVLGSAVRIQEHVEITGMMEGKNAVFVVDNVQHMELHTAGRNGIDLVCNKAGNWCTPELYEIEPDFDLADIQVWRPDYALPNMGQNSPFLVGYAGEIHEFAEAILNKRESYPSTDDTLKAMEVIDAVSRNPNGTTKIG